TAATCATGTGTAATATGAACATTGGCTGTTGGAAAACCAATCGACCTTCCAAGTTGTTGTCCTTTGATAATGATTCCGTTCAGGTCATAATCTCTCCCAAGGTATTCATTGGCAATGGAGACATTTCCCTCTTCGAGTGCTTTTCGTATTTTGGTACTGGAAACCCCCACATTGTCCACATCTTCTCTGGATATTTCTTCCAATTCAAAACTATACTTGTCAATATTTGCCTTAAGATAGTCAAAACTCCCTTCCCTGTTTTTGCCAAACCTGTGGTCATAACCTATGACTAATTTACGGGTTTGAATTTTATCTATCAGGATATTTTGGATAAACTGTTCAGAAGTCAATTCCGAAAACTCTTTTGTAAATGGAATTGTAAGCAAATGATCTATCCCCATTCCTTTCAACAGCTTTGTCTTTTCTTCAAAAGTTGTCAGTAAGCGCAGATTATGTTCTTCAGGGTGGAGGATCAATCTTGGATGGGGCCAAAAAGTAACCAATACAGTTTCTCCATTGATTTCATCTGCAATTTGTCGGATTCTGTTCAATATTTTTTGATGGCCAAGATGTACACCGTCAAAAGTCCCACTGGTGACCACAGGATTGACTACTTTTTCAAAATGCTCTATGCCTTCATAGATTTTCATTCTGCCTTTCTTTGATTATCTTGATCAAATCCAATAATTCATAAGCGTCATCCAATTTGAATTCCCCGATCCTTGTGC
This window of the Aquiflexum balticum DSM 16537 genome carries:
- a CDS encoding bifunctional riboflavin kinase/FAD synthetase, whose product is MKIYEGIEHFEKVVNPVVTSGTFDGVHLGHQKILNRIRQIADEINGETVLVTFWPHPRLILHPEEHNLRLLTTFEEKTKLLKGMGIDHLLTIPFTKEFSELTSEQFIQNILIDKIQTRKLVIGYDHRFGKNREGSFDYLKANIDKYSFELEEISREDVDNVGVSSTKIRKALEEGNVSIANEYLGRDYDLNGIIIKGQQLGRSIGFPTANVHITHDYKLIPRDGAYAVKVKIEGSTLDGMLNIGNRPTVNGTTQTIEVHLFDFNDDLYDKRICVYLKSYLRPEIRFSGLDSLQDQLEKDKAEAKRILARL